A single genomic interval of Mauremys reevesii isolate NIE-2019 linkage group 24, ASM1616193v1, whole genome shotgun sequence harbors:
- the LOC120390659 gene encoding LOW QUALITY PROTEIN: hepcidin-like (The sequence of the model RefSeq protein was modified relative to this genomic sequence to represent the inferred CDS: deleted 1 base in 1 codon), which produces MTKLQVACVILILVITAQNSCCFQGQTANPAGLLTQQMEPKEETQGLQALLRRAKSHNAHFPICTYCCKCCRKQGCGFCCRT; this is translated from the exons ATGACGAAGCTTCAAGTTGCCTGCGTGATTCTCATCCTCGTCATCACTGCTCAAAACTCCTGCTGCTTCCAGGGCCAG ACAGCAAATCCTGCTGGTTTGTTAACGCAACAGATGGAACCCAAAGAAGAAACTCAGGGTCTGCAG GCCCTGCTCCGG AGAGCCAAAAGCCACAACGCCCACTTCCCCATCTGCACCTACTGCTGCAAGTGCTGCCGGAAACAGGGCTGCGGCTTCTGCTGCCGCACCTGA